The following coding sequences lie in one Sesamum indicum cultivar Zhongzhi No. 13 linkage group LG9, S_indicum_v1.0, whole genome shotgun sequence genomic window:
- the LOC105170657 gene encoding fasciclin-like arabinogalactan protein 4: MAISIPFSDFTPLTILYLLFFFSSVSSFNITHLLSSYPDLSAFTALLTTTSVAADLTARSSLTLLAVPNAYLYSTSATPQPSSTDLADVLRYHVLLEYLSFSDLRLFPPTGKLVTTLFQTTGRAAANSGTINITFDSSSGTVAFYSPTSSATLLSPIKTLPYNISILSLNSLLIPYNLDLVASETRPPLGLNITKALIDGHDFNVAASMLGASGVVSEFEADETGAGITMFVPTDEAFADLPSTVKFQSLAADKKAVVLRFHVLHSYYPLGSLESIVNPVQPTLATEQNGAGSFTLNISRVNGSVGIDSGVVQASVTQTVFDQNPVAIFGVSKVLLPREFFGRNPIEVNQPNDGGGTLSSAQPPDIALSPDNSPAIYGPPSHLSAPPGLGIRSPAAAVAVGFLRTLLGLWCTGIYCYLLL, from the coding sequence ATGGCTATCTCAATCCCCTTTTCCGACTTTACCCCTCTCACCATCCTCTATTTActattcttcttctcttccgTTTCCTCCTTCAACATCACCCATCTCCTATCCTCCTACCCCGATCTCTCCGCCTTCACCGCCCTCCTCACCACCACCTCCGTCGCCGCCGATCTCACCGCCCGTTCCTCCCTCACCCTCCTCGCCGTCCCCAATGCCTATCTCTACTCTACCTCCGCCACCCCCCAACCCTCCTCCACTGACCTTGCCGATGTCCTCCGCTACCACGTCCTCCTCGAGTACCTCTCCTTCTCCGACCTCCGCCTTTTTCCTCCCACCGGCAAATTGGTCACCACCCTCTTCCAAACCACTGGCCGCGCAGCTGCTAATTCCGGCACTATCAACATCACCTTTGATTCCTCCTCGGGCACAGTCGCGTTCTACTCACCCACCTCCAGCGCTACGCTGCTGTCCCCAATCAAAACCCTACCTTACAACATATCAATTTTGTCGCTGAATTCCCTACTAATTCCTTACAATCTCGATCTCGTCGCTTCGGAGACTCGCCCCCCACTGGGACTCAACATCACTAAAGCGCTAATCGATGGTCATGATTTCAATGTAGCGGCGTCGATGCTCGGCGCCTCAGGGGTAGTTTCGGAATTTGAAGCGGACGAAACAGGGGCGGGGATCACAATGTTCGTCCCCACGGACGAAGCTTTCGCCGATCTGCCATCGACTGTCAAATTTCAGTCATTAGCTGCTGACAAGAAAGCAGTGGTGTTGAGGTTTCACGTCCTCCACTCCTACTACCCGTTGGGCTCTCTGGAGTCTATTGTCAACCCAGTTCAGCCCACATTGGCCACGGAGCAAAATGGGGCGGGTAGTTTTACCCTAAATATTTCTCGGGTTAATGGATCAGTAGGAATTGACAGTGGTGTGGTACAGGCATCAGTAACTCAAACGGTTTTCGATCAAAACCCTGTGGCTATTTTCGGTGTCTCGAAAGTCTTACTGCCCAGAGAATTTTTTGGGAGGAATCCAATTGAGGTGAACCAGCCTAATGACGGCGGTGGAACGCTGAGCAGCGCTCAGCCGCCGGATATTGCGCTCTCACCTGATAATTCTCCAGCAATATACGGCCCGCCAAGTCATTTATCCGCGCCTCCGGGGCTGGGAATTCGGTCTCCGGCTGCAGCCGTGGCAGTGGGGTTTCTAAGAACACTTTTGGGTCTGTGGTGTACAGGGATCTATTGCTATCTATTGCTATAG
- the LOC105170658 gene encoding uncharacterized protein LOC105170658 isoform X2, protein MPSSLPWESSSGFQSVPAVPSQFMDRLFGSETTRPITLTDSNMPISGTDGSNLRKKVNGEPFESDSSVGLSISYAMEDPEVGVSYGGLRKVKVNQVKDPGNGLHTSVEHGIGISMDQTYSRGSDNAFISMGQPYGKDGGNVTLMGHSYDIGEANIRSIGSTFGKGLDNTIKMTHSYNKGDNNTISFGGYQDESVIEALTRPVSSYGLLYEQPSAQTSETPSKKEVDVPSENANVSTSQLPKSKVDSISKNKSDAKPARKEAPNSFPSNVRSLIATGMLDGVPVRYVSVSREELRGIIKGSGYLCGCQSCNYSKALNAYEFERHAGCKTKHPNNHIYFENGKTIYQIVQELRSTPESMLFDAIQTVTGSPINQKAFRTWKESFQAATRELQRIYGKEELNL, encoded by the exons ATGCCGAGTTCTCTTCCTTGGGAAAGTTCTTCTGGATTTCAGTCAGTGCCAGCAGTTCCAAGCCAATTCATGGATCGGCTGTTTGGATCTGAGACAACAAGGCCCATAACTTTGACGGATAGTAACATGCCCATTTCTGGGACAGATGGCTCAAATCTGAGGAAAAAGGTCAATGGAGAACCCTTCGAGAGTGATTCATCTGTTGGTTTATCAATTTCTTATGCCATGGAAGACCCAGAAGTAGGAGTAAGTTACGGTGGACTCAGGAAAGTCAAAGTTAATCAGGTTAAGGACCCTGGAAATGGATTGCATACATCTGTGGAACACGGGATAGGGATTTCCATGGATCAGACGTACAGCAGGGGAAGTGATAATGCCTTCATATCCATGGGACAACCTTATGGTAAGGATGGTGGAAATGTCACGTTGATGGGTCATTCCTATGACATCGGGGAAGCAAATATCAGATCCATTGGATCGACCTTTGGGAAAGGTCTTGACAATACTATTAAAATGACCCACTCCTATAATAAAGGGGATAATAACACCATATCCTTTGGTGGCTATCAAGATGAATCTGTAATTGAAGCTCTGACCAGGCCAGTTAGTAGCTATGGCTTATTGTATGAGCAACCATCAGCACAAACATCAGAAACACCAAGCAAAAAGGAGGTGGATGTCCCAAGTGAAAATGCTAATGTCAGCACCTCTCAGTTACCAAAATCCAAAGTGGATTCTATATCTAAGAATAAGTCTGACGCAAAACCTGCTAGGAAAGAAGCACCAAACAGCTTTCCATCGAATGTAAGGAGTTTGATAGCAACTGGTATGCTTGATGGAGTGCCAGTGAGATACGTTTCCGTCTCACGGGAG GAGCTTCGTGGAATCATCAAAGGCTCGGGCTATCTTTGCGGGTGTCAGTCCTGTAACTACTCGAAG GCACTAAATGCATATGAGTTTGAGCGTCATGCCGGTTGCAAGACGAAGCACCCAAACAACCACATATACTTTGAGAATGGAAAGACCATATATCAGATAGTTCAAGAGTTAAGAAGCACCCCTGAAAGTATGCTATTTGATGCAATTCAGACTGTGACCGGTTCTCCTATAAATCAGAAAGCCTTCCGGACTTGGAAAG AGTCATTCCAAGCAGCAACTCGTGAGCTTCAGCGTATTTATGGGAAGGAAGAGCTCAACCTATGA
- the LOC105170658 gene encoding uncharacterized protein LOC105170658 isoform X1 produces the protein MDKEFWIPKGGGHVAGGDAVFDNSSRLEPKRARQWFLDASEPELFPSKKQAVEAPISKTESGIAMPSSLPWESSSGFQSVPAVPSQFMDRLFGSETTRPITLTDSNMPISGTDGSNLRKKVNGEPFESDSSVGLSISYAMEDPEVGVSYGGLRKVKVNQVKDPGNGLHTSVEHGIGISMDQTYSRGSDNAFISMGQPYGKDGGNVTLMGHSYDIGEANIRSIGSTFGKGLDNTIKMTHSYNKGDNNTISFGGYQDESVIEALTRPVSSYGLLYEQPSAQTSETPSKKEVDVPSENANVSTSQLPKSKVDSISKNKSDAKPARKEAPNSFPSNVRSLIATGMLDGVPVRYVSVSREELRGIIKGSGYLCGCQSCNYSKALNAYEFERHAGCKTKHPNNHIYFENGKTIYQIVQELRSTPESMLFDAIQTVTGSPINQKAFRTWKESFQAATRELQRIYGKEELNL, from the exons ATG GACAAAGAATTTTGGATACCAAAGGGCGGTGGACATGTGGCTGGGGGAGATGCAGTTTTTGATAATTCATCTAGGCTGGAACCTAAGCGTGCCCGCCAATGGTTCTTAGATGCTTCTGAGCCGGAGCTATTTCCTAGCAAGAAGCAG GCTGTTGAAGCTCCAATAAGCAAGACGGAATCAGGAATCGCCATGCCGAGTTCTCTTCCTTGGGAAAGTTCTTCTGGATTTCAGTCAGTGCCAGCAGTTCCAAGCCAATTCATGGATCGGCTGTTTGGATCTGAGACAACAAGGCCCATAACTTTGACGGATAGTAACATGCCCATTTCTGGGACAGATGGCTCAAATCTGAGGAAAAAGGTCAATGGAGAACCCTTCGAGAGTGATTCATCTGTTGGTTTATCAATTTCTTATGCCATGGAAGACCCAGAAGTAGGAGTAAGTTACGGTGGACTCAGGAAAGTCAAAGTTAATCAGGTTAAGGACCCTGGAAATGGATTGCATACATCTGTGGAACACGGGATAGGGATTTCCATGGATCAGACGTACAGCAGGGGAAGTGATAATGCCTTCATATCCATGGGACAACCTTATGGTAAGGATGGTGGAAATGTCACGTTGATGGGTCATTCCTATGACATCGGGGAAGCAAATATCAGATCCATTGGATCGACCTTTGGGAAAGGTCTTGACAATACTATTAAAATGACCCACTCCTATAATAAAGGGGATAATAACACCATATCCTTTGGTGGCTATCAAGATGAATCTGTAATTGAAGCTCTGACCAGGCCAGTTAGTAGCTATGGCTTATTGTATGAGCAACCATCAGCACAAACATCAGAAACACCAAGCAAAAAGGAGGTGGATGTCCCAAGTGAAAATGCTAATGTCAGCACCTCTCAGTTACCAAAATCCAAAGTGGATTCTATATCTAAGAATAAGTCTGACGCAAAACCTGCTAGGAAAGAAGCACCAAACAGCTTTCCATCGAATGTAAGGAGTTTGATAGCAACTGGTATGCTTGATGGAGTGCCAGTGAGATACGTTTCCGTCTCACGGGAG GAGCTTCGTGGAATCATCAAAGGCTCGGGCTATCTTTGCGGGTGTCAGTCCTGTAACTACTCGAAG GCACTAAATGCATATGAGTTTGAGCGTCATGCCGGTTGCAAGACGAAGCACCCAAACAACCACATATACTTTGAGAATGGAAAGACCATATATCAGATAGTTCAAGAGTTAAGAAGCACCCCTGAAAGTATGCTATTTGATGCAATTCAGACTGTGACCGGTTCTCCTATAAATCAGAAAGCCTTCCGGACTTGGAAAG AGTCATTCCAAGCAGCAACTCGTGAGCTTCAGCGTATTTATGGGAAGGAAGAGCTCAACCTATGA